In a single window of the Hugenholtzia roseola DSM 9546 genome:
- a CDS encoding PD-(D/E)XK nuclease family transposase has protein sequence MAKYINPYTDFGFKKLFGEEANKDLLIDFLNQLLPKHHQIA, from the coding sequence ATGGCAAAATACATCAATCCCTATACTGATTTTGGCTTCAAAAAACTTTTTGGAGAAGAAGCAAACAAAGACCTTTTGATTGATTTTTTGAACCAACTTTTGCCCAAACATCATCAAATTGC